A region of the Sphingobium yanoikuyae genome:
TGGCCGACACCAGCAACTGCACCGCCGGCACCGGCCGCCAGCGCAGGCCATAGCCCAGCGTCGACAGCGTGCCGAAATCCGACAGATGCTGCGCCCCGGCGTTCATGTTGACGCCGACATCGCCGATCGCGCCCAGGAACCCCTTGGACCGGCTGGTCAGCGGTATGTCGAAACTGACCTGTCCGCTCGCAATCTCGCGATTATAGTCGAGGCCGCGTTCCACGCCTGACCGCACCGAATGGCTTTCAAAGCCATTGGCCGATCCACCGACCCGCACCGACGTCATGACATTGCCGGCCGGCAGGGTCAGCAGTGATCCGCTGACCAGCAGGTCGCCGCCGATCGCGCGCGATTGCGACCGGGCGCGGTCGGTCAGGCGCGATTGCAGCAGGTCGGCGGTGAAGGCGCCATAGGGATTGACGCTGGCCGATCCGGCATCGAGCGCGGCCTGGATGCCGCCCGTGTCGACGCCGCGATCGGTGCGGGTGCGGGTGTCGGAAATGTCGCCATTGCCGGTGAAGGACCATTGCCAGGTGCCGCCTAGCCGGCCGTTCAGCGTGACGCCGATGTGCCCGGTGGTGCCGCGGATCTTCTGCCCCAGCGCGCCGGCCTGCTCCAGATAGCGATAGAGGCGGACATCGTCGCCAAAGGCGGAGAAGGGATTGCCGCCGGGCAGGGTGAGGGCTGCGGCCGACAGGCCCTGCAGCGAATCATTGTCGGACAGTTCCAGCCGGCCGTTGATCGTCGCCGATACGCCGCCCAGCGCGCGCGCCAGCGTCGCGTTGGCGGAAAAATTCTCGGTCGCGGGGCTGAGCGTGCGATATTTGCTGAGATTGCTGACGCTGGTCTGGTTCGCGCCGGCAACGAAATCATTGAGGGCGGGGGCGCCATTGGCGGCGCTGCCGGGCACGCTGGCGATCGTGACGGTCTGGCCGGCGGCCGCCGACAGGGCCGGGTCGATCTCTGCTCCGCGGTCGATCGCGGTGATATTGCCGGCCAGCGAATAGGGCATGCTGGGCGCTGCGGCATTGATGCCACGCTCGCTCTCCAGCAGATTGTCGGCCCGGCTATATTTGACGTTCAGCGTCAGCCGATTGTCGCCCCGGATGCGCAGCACGCCGACTTCGCCCTGGCCATTTTCGCGTCCGCCATCGGTGGTCGTGCCACCGCGCAGGTCGACCGTGGTCGCGCGGAAACGCTGACGCAGGACGATGTTCACCACCTTCTGCGTCGGCGCATAGCCATAGGACAGGGCCACTTCCTCTGGCAGGATGTCGACCCGCGACACCGCTTCGGATGGCAGGTCGGAAATTTCCGAAAAGCTGGAAATGCGCTTGCCGTTCAGCAGGATGACCGGCGTGCCATTGGTCTGTGGCGACAATTCGGTGATGATTTCGGAAATCGACGTGACGCCCAGCGCCCGGACATCGGCGGGCGACAATTGCTGTTCGGGCTTGATGTCGCCGGGCACCGCGCCGCGCTGGACCGCGCCGGTCACGACAATCTCGTCGCCCTCGTCCATCTGGGCCGGCGGCCCCTTCTGCTCGGCCTCCTGCGCCATCAGCGCGCCGGGCGCCGCGCCCAGCATCAGTGAAAACAGCAGCAGCGACGTCGTCTGGCGCACGGAAATTTACCCCTAATCTGGACCCTGACAGGATCTCGTTTAGGCCGCACTTGTCGCAAAAATCTGGCAAGGCAAAGACAGTTTTGTCGCAAAGTGTAACGGCGCGTCACATGGTGCAACAAATGCGTGTTCGGGGCGTGATCGGCCTCACTTGCGATCCCGCGTCAGTCGGGCATAGACGGGCTTTCGCGGCCGCGCCTGACGGCCGGACGAAGGGGGATTATATGCGCCATTCCATCATCCTGCTGCCCTTGCTGTGTCTGGCCGCACCGGTCGCCGCGCAGCAGCCCGACGATCTCAACCGCGTCATCGACGAAGGGCTGAACCACAGCCAGGTGATGCAGATCGCCCAGCATCTGACCGACGATATTGGCGGGCGCATGACCAATTCGCCGCAGATGCGGCAGGCCGAGGCCTGGACCGCCGACCAGTTTCGCCAATGGGGCCTGTCCAATGTCCGCAAGCAGGGCTTCCGCTTCGGTCGCGGCTGGTGGATTGCCAGCTCCTCGGTGAAGATGATCAGCCCACGCCCGATCCAGCTCACCGCCATCCCCATCGCCTGGACGCCGCCGACCAATGGCGTGCTGAGCGCACCGATCATCGTTGCGCCGATGAAGAAGGAGCGCGATTTCGACGCCTGGCGCGGCAAGCTCGCCGGCAAGATCGTGCTGGTGTCGCTGCCCGGCACGGGCGACGAGCCGAACGAGGCCGCCTTCCAGCGGCTCAAGGGCGAGGATATCGAGAAGCTCGACAAGTTCGAGCAGCCCAAGAATGATCCCGCGTCGCTGGAGCGGCTGATGAAGCGCCTCAGCTTCACCCGCAAGCTGGAGGCCTTCCTGAAGGCCGAGGGGGCGGTCGGCTGGGCGCGTCAATCCTATCGCGACGGCAAGCTGCTCCATGGCGAGGGCTATGATTTCGGCGTCAGCGACACGCCCGCGCTGCCCGGCGTCGAGATCGCGGCGGAGGATTATCGCCGTCTCGCCCGCCTCGCCAAGACCGGCCCGGCGCCGGTGCTGGAAATCAACAGCGACGTCCGTTTCGACGACAGCGACGTCAACGCCTACAACATCCTGGCCGATATTCCCGGCAGCGATCCCAAAGCCGGCTATGTCATGGCCGGCGCGCATCTCGACAGCTGGGTCGCGGGCGACGGCGCGGCGGACAATGGCGCGGGCAGCGCCATGATCATGGAGGCTGCGCGCATCCTGAAATCACTCGGGATCAAGCCCAAGCGCACGATCCGCTTCGCCCTCTGGTCGGGCGAGGAACAGGGGCTGTTCGGCTCCATGGCCTATGTCGACGAATATCTCGCCACCCGAGCACCGGGGCCGAAGGAGGAACAGGGGCGGGAGGAAATGTATTTCCGCTACAAGACCCGTTTCCCGATCACGCCCAAGCCCGGCTATGCGGACCTGAAAGCCTATTTCAACATCGACAATGGCTCGGGCAAGCTGCGCGGCCTCTATGCCGAACGCAATGTCGCCGCCGTCTCGCTGCTGCGCGAATGGCTCAGCCCCTTTGCCAGCATGGGCGCCGGCAATGTCGTGTCGCAGCCGACCGGCGGCACCGACCATGAATATATGCAGGCGATCGGCGTGCCGGGCTATCAGTTCATCCAGGATCCGCTCGACTATGAAAGCCGTGTCCACCACAGTGGCATCGACACCTTCGATCATCTGAAGGCAGAGGATATGCGCCAGGGTGCCGTCGTCCTCGCCGGCATGCTGCTGCAGGCCGCGAACAGCGACAAGACCCTGCCGCGCATGCCGCTGCCGACCCAGCCGGCGGTCAGCGATCCGTTCAAATATGAGGATCCGGCGCTGGACTGAACGTAACGGGCGGGGCGGCGGCGTCGCCGCTCCGCCTAGCTCTGGGCGTCGTGAAAGATGATGCCCAGCGTATGGCGCATGCCGGACAGGAGCCGGCTGACGCCATGGCGCATCTGCACCCGGTGGATGCCGCGCGTGCCCGTCACCGGCCGCTCACGCACCGGGAAGACCACGGCATCGCCCTTGCGCAGCGGCACCATTTCGGGGCGCGACTGCATGCGCGGGCGCTGTTCGGTCAGGATGAAGGCGCCGCCGGTGAAATCCGCTTCCGGCTCCGATAGCAATATAGCCGCCTGCAACGGGAAGATGGTCGCGCCATAGACATCCTGATGTAGCGCATTCCAGTCGCCCGCCTCATAGCGCAGCAGCAAGGGCGTCGCCTTGTCCTGGCCACCGAGCGCGCACTGGTTCAGGAAATCGGCGTGACGGGCGGGGTAGAGCGCATCGCTCCCCAGCATCGCTGCCCAGCGATTGGCGACCTGCGCCAGCGGCGGATAAAGTGCCTCGCGTAGCGCGGCGACCGGCTCGGGCAACGGGTAGTCGAAATAGCGATAGCGCCCCCGGCCATAGCCATGGCGCGCCATCACCACCTCCTTGCGGAAGGCATGGGGCTGATCCCATAGCGCCACGATCGCGTCGCACTGGTCCGGGGAAAGCAGGGCAGGCAGGCGCGCGGCGCCATGGCGGTCGAGGTCGGTCAGGTCCATGGTGCGCAGCATGGGCGGCGCGCGGCGCGGCGTCATCCCGCGCCTTGCGTTCAAATCCGGCGGATCATTTGGGCTTGCGGAAGCGGTAGAGGAAACGGTCCGTCTTGCCGCGAATGGCAGGATCGAACACCAGCTTGCTGTGATCGTCGGCCGGATTGGCGAGCAGCGGGCTCTGCGCCTCCAGCACGAAGCCGGCACGCAGGAAGTCGGCCTTGACCACGGCGGGGTCGATCCGGTGGAGTTTGTCCACGACGGCGCGGGTGTCGCCGGCCGGGCCGACATGGTCGATGATGCCGACGATCCCCCCCGGCCTGGTCGCGGCATAGAGCGTCTTCACGAAGGCATCGGGGGCGGTGCGCGGAATGCCGAACTTATCCGACTGCCAGTAGAGATCATGGTAGCTCAGATTGATGATGCTGAAGTCGAAACTGTCGGGCGCTGCCGCGAAGGCCTCGAACGGATAGCGCACCCAGTCGACCTCCGGCCGGCGCGCAACCAGTGCCGCCCATTTGGGCTTCTCTTCCTCGCTGGCGTAGAATTGGCTGGGCTCGAACCCGGTCACCTTGCCCTTGGGGCCGACCGCATCGGCCATGATCTCCGCCCAATAGCCCGATCCGGTCATGATGTCGGCCGCCTTCATGCCGGGCTTGAGGCCCAGGAACGCCAGCGTCTCGGCCGGCTTGCGGCTTTCGTCCAGCGCCCGTGCGTCGGCGGGCCGCTTGGGATCGGCCACGGCGGCGGCAAGATCGGTCTTGGCGGTGGCGATGATCGGCGTGGACAGGGCAAGGCCGCTCAGGGCCAGGGCAAGCATCAGGCGCATGGATTGTCCCCTCATGGAAGGCGGGCCAGCATGCGCCCGATCGCGCATCCGTTCAACGATCTGTGTCGATGCCGGTCGATCGATTCCGGTCGTTGGTCGAAGGGCGGGGCAGGCCTGCCGCGTCCACTCGGCTCTCCACATGCACGTTCAGGCCCAATCATATTGTCATGGTTAACGGGCTCGGCTTGGGACGGCGCGGGGGCAGATGATAAGGAGAAAATGATGTCGCACCCGATGAAATTAGCCCCCATTGCCATGGTGTTGGTGGGCTCGCTGGGGCTGGGTGGCTGTGCCACGAAATCCTTCGTGCGCGAACAGGTGGCGACCGTGAACCAGCGCGTCGATGCGCTCGACGCCAAGCTGCAGACCACCGACGGCACGGCGCAGCAGGCTCTGGCCCAGGCCCAGTCGGCCGCCGGTCAGGCCCAGAATAATGGTCAGCGCCTCGATCAGTTGAACGCCCGCGTCGACGGTGTCGAGCAGCAGATGCGCGAAGCCAAGACCAAGCGCGCCAGAAACTGATCGCGCAACTGATCACGTAGCCGATCAAGCTACCGATCCGGTCGGGCTGGTCCCGATCCCGTGCCGGCGCCCCCGCTTCATGGGGGCGCCGGCCCCATTCCCGGATAGGCTCCTCCATGCACAAATTCCCATGGGCGCTGGCGATGCTGGCGCTGTTCGGTGCCTCT
Encoded here:
- a CDS encoding TonB-dependent receptor, which encodes MRQTTSLLLFSLMLGAAPGALMAQEAEQKGPPAQMDEGDEIVVTGAVQRGAVPGDIKPEQQLSPADVRALGVTSISEIITELSPQTNGTPVILLNGKRISSFSEISDLPSEAVSRVDILPEEVALSYGYAPTQKVVNIVLRQRFRATTVDLRGGTTTDGGRENGQGEVGVLRIRGDNRLTLNVKYSRADNLLESERGINAAAPSMPYSLAGNITAIDRGAEIDPALSAAAGQTVTIASVPGSAANGAPALNDFVAGANQTSVSNLSKYRTLSPATENFSANATLARALGGVSATINGRLELSDNDSLQGLSAAALTLPGGNPFSAFGDDVRLYRYLEQAGALGQKIRGTTGHIGVTLNGRLGGTWQWSFTGNGDISDTRTRTDRGVDTGGIQAALDAGSASVNPYGAFTADLLQSRLTDRARSQSRAIGGDLLVSGSLLTLPAGNVMTSVRVGGSANGFESHSVRSGVERGLDYNREIASGQVSFDIPLTSRSKGFLGAIGDVGVNMNAGAQHLSDFGTLSTLGYGLRWRPVPAVQLLVSANQDKSAPTGTQINDPVISTPNVSVFDYATGQTVFVTQFSGGNPDLRSSTRDQFRINARIKPFEKPNLTLTATYLNSRTSNPISAFPTPTPAIENAFPQRFMRDEDGQLLSIDGRPINYLRSQSEQLRWGFDLSISLKSHIQKVIEAWRAAGAKPEDRPKELQDMRAAFGNRGPRDGAEGNREGGPPRGEGNDSAPRGDGDNNQRGNDGPGGQNGGQGGDNAQGGGDGPRGPSGPGGPGGGFGGPGGFRGPGAGQAGGRLTFSLYHTWHLTESILIAPGVPELNLLDGDAVGSSGGQPRHELKARVGYVNNGIGGRLGVDWESGTHVDGALGGSSRLDFASLATANLRLFANFGQMPSLVKAHPFLRGARVSIGIDNIFNTRRDVTDATGATPVRYQPGYLDPLGRTVSVSFRKLFF
- a CDS encoding 2OG-Fe(II) oxygenase, producing MTPRRAPPMLRTMDLTDLDRHGAARLPALLSPDQCDAIVALWDQPHAFRKEVVMARHGYGRGRYRYFDYPLPEPVAALREALYPPLAQVANRWAAMLGSDALYPARHADFLNQCALGGQDKATPLLLRYEAGDWNALHQDVYGATIFPLQAAILLSEPEADFTGGAFILTEQRPRMQSRPEMVPLRKGDAVVFPVRERPVTGTRGIHRVQMRHGVSRLLSGMRHTLGIIFHDAQS
- a CDS encoding M20/M25/M40 family metallo-hydrolase yields the protein MRHSIILLPLLCLAAPVAAQQPDDLNRVIDEGLNHSQVMQIAQHLTDDIGGRMTNSPQMRQAEAWTADQFRQWGLSNVRKQGFRFGRGWWIASSSVKMISPRPIQLTAIPIAWTPPTNGVLSAPIIVAPMKKERDFDAWRGKLAGKIVLVSLPGTGDEPNEAAFQRLKGEDIEKLDKFEQPKNDPASLERLMKRLSFTRKLEAFLKAEGAVGWARQSYRDGKLLHGEGYDFGVSDTPALPGVEIAAEDYRRLARLAKTGPAPVLEINSDVRFDDSDVNAYNILADIPGSDPKAGYVMAGAHLDSWVAGDGAADNGAGSAMIMEAARILKSLGIKPKRTIRFALWSGEEQGLFGSMAYVDEYLATRAPGPKEEQGREEMYFRYKTRFPITPKPGYADLKAYFNIDNGSGKLRGLYAERNVAAVSLLREWLSPFASMGAGNVVSQPTGGTDHEYMQAIGVPGYQFIQDPLDYESRVHHSGIDTFDHLKAEDMRQGAVVLAGMLLQAANSDKTLPRMPLPTQPAVSDPFKYEDPALD
- a CDS encoding class I SAM-dependent methyltransferase, which gives rise to MRLMLALALSGLALSTPIIATAKTDLAAAVADPKRPADARALDESRKPAETLAFLGLKPGMKAADIMTGSGYWAEIMADAVGPKGKVTGFEPSQFYASEEEKPKWAALVARRPEVDWVRYPFEAFAAAPDSFDFSIINLSYHDLYWQSDKFGIPRTAPDAFVKTLYAATRPGGIVGIIDHVGPAGDTRAVVDKLHRIDPAVVKADFLRAGFVLEAQSPLLANPADDHSKLVFDPAIRGKTDRFLYRFRKPK